The sequence ttttaatttattttcctgGTCACATACCTTATTCGGGATTTACAATAATATACAGGGAAGTTATACCATATTTGCCTAATAAATGAACACGAAATAGTGGTAGTGAATGTTACCTGTTATTATAGATcatttcaaactttaatttcaggcaatgaaaaattaaatgagTAATGGAGGATTTAACACAGAAATTACTTCAGGCAAAAACACTTACTAATGCATTGATACAGGcaagtattttaatttgtttatgttgccttgaatattattattattcaaaatcctagtaagggcatttatttttgttattatcacaaatattttgttcctaagttgtggatgttttctatgtatataagtatttatatataaatatatctcttcaagtggcatatttcatttttgagtcattggaattttgattttatttaatttaatcaaatatGAAATCTAAATGACACAATCGGTCCAGAGGCGActgcctaccactccaagggataTATTACATAATACCATTGTATAATACCCACAAcataaaccttattgagcttactgtgggactaggtaaaactgtgtaaaattgtcctataatatttatttattttaattggctGGTCTTTGTCAGTATTGCCAGTGGTATTTTGACTATTTGCTACAAAATTTATTTCATGCCAATTTCGTATGCAGTGATTCCATATCACCGATGAACCCTAAAACCAAAACAAGGTTAATGTGTCGAAGACTGGTATACAAAATTTTTGTTTGGTAGGTAAGACTATCATAGGGCAAAATGCTCTTGGATACTTCTCAGACAAAGTCAGAATGGAAGTTTCACTCTTACTGCTGTACCAACCTTCCTTAAGTGGAGAAtgtgtacaaacgcaagagttagAAGTGACGGTCTTACCTGATAGACGGTGTAccccacattgaccttactTGGTTTTAAAGTTTTAGCTTATCCTTTTGACCAGTTCAAAATATTTCATCTGATGAAAATTGGCCAAAAGTAGCCAATTTTCATCAGATGAAAATTGGCTACTTTAAGCAATTTTATAAGTAGGGTACTATACTATAGTcagtcaaacaagtttgtcagtaggaaaaggcgcgaattaaaaaaaaaatgggacgATAACTCTCcacgacaatttttttttaaatttgccgtttttatcTACTGACGAAAATGGCTTGACAAAActatagatattttatattttaaaaagaagGGGCATTTAGGAACTTTCAGAAACCCATTAATTACTTGTGTAACTATGTAATATTAGaagtttataaaaatgtattattcatGGATTTCAGGAAGTGTTTATATCTGCAAAGAAACTTCAGTCAGTAGAACAGAACAGTGAAACATGGGATAAAATAACACAAGTTCTTTGGCTTCAACTACAATCAGGGCTTCTCAAGTTAGATGACCAGTTACTTTGTTCAACATGTTTATACACTATCATTCCTTTAACTGGAAAAGAGGAGTTCTATTTAAAACAAGTATTACAAGGCATTGATCATGAAATTAACCAGAGGAAAAATGATGTGATGATAAATCCCAAGACAACATGGACAGTGTCCTTGATGTATGGAATGTTTCAATCTAACTTTCTGACTAGATCCAGTAAGGCAAATACGACTTTAGAGGTTCTTCTGAATTCTATTATTGATTTGCTCATTCAGATGGCATATGATTACTCAAGGAACACTTATATTGTTTTCAAAACAATAAGCTCTTTCAAGAAAGTATGTGGGACACAACTTCAAGAATGCATATTTACACAAGGTAATCAAGTAAGATTGTTAAATTTAGTAAATCATAATTGGGAAAATCCTATCACAGGGGTAAGAGATCTAAATAAAACCATATTTCAGGCACTGATATCTCTAATGGATGGTACAACATACCAAAATATTGTTAAAGAAATTAATAGGTTTTATTGGAATAAAGCCAAGTATTTAATGCTCGCAGAAATGATAGGACAATGTAAAGGGaatatctcaattttttttaaagaaagtgATTGGCTAACTGGCTTATCAAGCAGCTTAGAAAAACCAGGTTTAGTTTCAGCAGGAACTGATATGTATTTTGCACTTTTGAAGAACTTGGCCACTGAAGATGACTGGGTCCAAATGTTCCTGCCAACAGTTGATAGTATTTTAAATGGGGAAAGTACAAAGGCAATTGAACATTTTAACAACTACTGGTGTTTACAAACCTTCAAGAAGTTTCCGTCTTTAGTAAAGCAGTTTGAAGTTATATTTGAAAATACTGAAGAGCTGGAAAGAAAACTGTATAACAGCTTGTCTATTTTTAAACAGGCAAATAAGCTTGGGCTTGTTCAGAAGAATTGGAACTCAACAAAAGATTACAGTTTAGAATTAATGGTGGTGCAAGGAATAGAACACACCAATGTGGATATAAGGATGGCTGCATTTGATATCCTTTGTGAATTTCAAGGTAAAACTATACCTATTCAATTAGAATTCGAGCttgtattaaattatgtaaaaaataatataaattctgACTGTACTGTGCTGAGACTTGGAATGTTGAAGTGCCTTAAAAACTTCTTGATGCAAACTCATGCTGCTTTCACCACACACTGTAAAAATAATGAGCATGTGGACTATCAATATCTTAAAAAATTCTTGATAGCCTTGCAGGAACTTGTTGtttctaatttaaatgtaaaggGCAATTATCAAAGAAATATTACATCTGTAAAGGTATGCAGTATTGTGTGGGAGTGCTTGATCGACAtaccaaaaaacaaaaagaatcaAACTAGACACAGTGACACAACTTTGTATAAAATGTTACTTGATGACAGGAAATGGTTGCTATCAGAAGAAGCATTTGTTAAAAAGTTAATAAGCTTGCTACAGGATCCATCAGACGATATAAGAGAAAATGTAGTTAAtctacttttaaattattactcGTCTGCCTTTAAGAAAACGAACTTAATGATAAATCATGTAATAGATGAAGCATTGAAAAGTATTGGAGgtaaatttttctatgaaatcaGTTGTGGTCAAAGTATGTTTAAATTGATTATTAGTATTCTGTTAAAGGAAAAACTTGATCTAGCCAGATTTCAAACTGTTGAAGATGTttttacttttgcatttaatgAGCTGACAAATGAAAACGAATTAAACAGGGATATTTTAGAGTCGATTGAAAACGGAAAACAGTTGCATTCCTTCATGGATATAATGCTAGTTGTGTTAGATGTCTGTGACCAGAAGtcttataatattcaaatatccGATGAAGAAATAATAAGGCTTCTTAAAACATTGGACAACATATCTAATCATTTTGCCTGGGAGGAAAATTCGTCAAGTTCagatttttctaaaatgaatgaTATGGTGGAGCAGATCATTAATAAATCGGGGTTCTCGTCTAAAGCCGACAAAGATAACACGAAGATATCTGGTATTCATCAAATGGTCCTCAATTCTATTTGGCTAAATGTAAAGGTAGGTAAATTAAAACGTAATTATTAAAtgggggttttcagaaaaaaaaaacgctaccATTTGCTTTTTTTGGAAAAACGAACTACTTTTGGGTTATTTCGACTTAGAATCACAAACCATCAACTTTTGGATGGCTTTTATGAAAAgtaaatgatacatttttaagtgaaaatgcccaaatacatatacattttgtcCATACAGGCATGCTGTGATTTGGCATCGCTTATGATTCGGCACTGTGATCAAGTACAGTATATAGAAAAATTCCTGCTCATAATAACACGCGTTTTGGAAAGTTCACGACATAAAGGAGCTATTGAAGCTGCGGGCGCCGCTCTTGGTAAGTTATTAACTATTATTATCTATAACAGGTAACACTGAtgcaaagaaaataataatagtttatgataaaataataatggttTCGTAAGAAACAGCTTCATCAGAAGACCTACCGCTAACAACAAAAATATCGAAAACCATTATCTGCCTCTCCATTAATTAATACGCAAGAGCATTAAGGAGGCGATTTATCGTTGTTTATCGGCGATTTACTCGGGAGTCGGGTGGAGTCATCTGAGGGACTATCGCCGTCCCTCAGATGATTCCACCCGACTCCcgagtaaattaataaaattgttcgTGATACCTATCAGAATTTTAATGCATTTTCAATATTCAGCAGCATTAGTAAACTCTATTGCAATGCAGTGTCTCGAATTATGGTATATGCCCTACACCGCATAAAACCGTATCATTATCAAAATAGGTCgaacatattatatatttttgcgcCAAAACATAACATGATTTTAAATAGATTTGTAATATAACGtaacatgaaattaaaatattttttcaatatagGTAACATAGCATAGGGCTGTTGCTTGTGGTGGGGTAGACTTGGTCACTAACATAGGGCTGTTGCTTGTGGTGGGGTAGACTTGGTCACTAAGATAGGGCTGTTGCGTGTGGTGGGGTAGACTTGGTTACAAATTTTTCAAACTGATCaagtaatttaaaattacttttgtaTAAAATTTGCAGGTCAAGCTATTCAATATTTGACATCCCTCCCTGATGAAGTGGACATTTCTAGCATACCGCATGTGTTGCTCAAAAACAAGCTTAAGGAGTTAATAACCGAAGCCAGTAAAATGGCATCTATAACCAGACGAGGTGCTGGATTATCTATTATGGTCCACAGAATAGTATCTAGTGACATGAAAAAGGGAAAGGTTAgatcataaaaatattcaacTTTTGTTAATTGTATTCTTGGTTAGTCTTGTCTAATTAGTACATTAACACATTATTTTGTTGCCTATTACAGcctttatttcattactttatgAACATGATATTGGAAACCTGCAGTCACTCCGAAGACCTACCTGAGAAATTACACGGGAATACAGATATTGAAAACGAAAAGGATCTACCAAAAGCCATCTACATTCACTTTCTGACAAGAATAGTTGTAGATAGCAGTATAGCTTCCGATGTTATGTACTACTCTCCACAATTGGCCAAACTTGCATTTGATAATTTGACGAGTCCCCATTGGCAAATAAGGTACATACTTCATTTTTATACGAACACTGCTGTGTGTCTAAACTATAATactctttatatatatattataatggtTATCATACCTactactattttatttagtttttttaactGGTCCGGGGTTGGAATCTCATATTTGTGTGTTTCTGGGTTTTGGATGTGATCTATGTATTTATCCATACAAGTAGAAACTTTACTTAGTGTAGggttaggtcgatctgtgtaagattatccccaagtatttatttatattttatttcagaaatgcTGCTCTCCAACTCTATGGTGCTTTAGTTCCAAAACTAATAGGCCAGAAAAAAGCATCTGGGACAGGAGATGAGAACATAGCTACAGTAGCTTGTGATGAAATACGCACGCATTCCCCGAAATTATGGCTGTACATTAATCATCAACTAAGAAACATCAGTACATCTGATAAAGTACTGGCACATTCCAATTTAGTGCCCATACTGAATATGTTGGCGAATAGTGCTATAAGGTACAATTTTTCCTCTGACACAACGGAGGAAACGTCATCtcatttaaatttgttacaaaGTTTAATTTGTCTTCTGGATAGCCCCATCTACACTGTAAGACGTCTTACTGCCAAATCCATATTTAACATTTTCTCATTTGATGTAATTTATAAGTCATTGATGAAACATGGACTGGTATCAGAAAACTTTTTGCATGGAGTGCTCATATTGTTGGCACATTGCTATAAACATAATAAAGAGACAAAAGCTCAGTTCCAACTGATAAAGCAAGTTATTCAGAGTCAACTTTACAAAGGCAGACATTCCTATGTGTGTAAGGAACTGTATGAagatatttttgaatttgatgTGAGTGTTGACACATTACTGGACACTATGACAGAATTAGATACATATGGTTTTGCACCCGGAATTCACTCTTGGGCAAATGCGCGAGCAAGaaaatgtgttaaaaatatttcttggtATGAAATATCACATGTGAtagaaatatttacaaacaGAACTGGATTTGAGAACTGTTGTAAAGATCTGCTagacaaaataaaatgtgaGTTTGTAGAAATTCCTAACGATGTGTTAACAAATATTGCAGAATTGCTATTGGCATGTAACAATAAATTTAGCAGCAGCGAAATATGGAAAATTCTCTACAAGATATCTCAATTAGTAGATATAAATTGTTTTACTGGACCTTTACTGCACGCAATACAAACAAATGGTCATATATATAAATTGCGCTACTTACTGCCATTTACTGTACGGATTTTGTTAGGTAAAAATGATGCAAAAAGTGTTGTATATTTGTCAAaagaagttttaaaattatgcgaCCCTGAGTCTGTTGATGTAGAAATGAGATACATTGCAGCATTAGCAAATAACGAATTATCAAGTTCATTCCATAGTTTATCAGATGCTGTAAAAGTTACCATGATCGAGTCCGCTATTATACTTTTACAAGATGAAGATGAGGATGTAAGGATACTGAGCACCactttctataaaaatattagcCAATCAAAAATACTACCTCATCCATACCTATGTTTGCAAAAATTAATGGAGCCTAAACTTCTGAATAGAGTTTTATCAAATCCTCAAAGAGGAATAAACACAATTGTTCAAGATTTAACAGCACttctaactaaaactaataatGTAAATGCAAGTGACAGCTACAATCCTTTTGCTAATGATTCTAAGAACATCTATTTAGAAGTAGAGATCTTGCAACAACTAGTAAACAATTTGAATGTATCGCAATAACTTAATATTTTGgtccaaaataaattattttgatgggtttgaatttttattctcttattgaaataaataaatataatacactCACAATTATAACCACATAGAATCATTCATTATGGGAGCAGTTCTACGCTGTGCGGCCATGTCGTCAATCTGTATGGAGACAATGTGCCGTCCTGGCACCATGACTAGACCCAGAACTCTGGGCTCTTCAGTTTCACCATCATTGCTTTTTAGGTACTCTGAACAAGCTCCtggaattatattaaatgattaTAATCATAAACATAATTTGATgtgagaccaagctaagttggcagtgattttggaTAGTcggactgtgcaagtgttattactatttattatttgttagcCTGTTgtgtctcactgctgggcaaaggcctccctctctTTCTTCCACGAGTCTCGGTCTATGGCAATATTAGGCTAATCTTTCCGAAAGACATCAAGAGCGGCGCCACTTCCTTCGAGGTGttatttaaacatataatttcatcgaagtttgacatttaaaacaaCACTTGCATTGCTCCCAACTttgcttggtctaactctatcatCATTTTtcgaataattatttttattatgtgtaCAAGGGAGTTTGTTTAACACATAGTATGAAAAGAACACAACTAAAATTTTTATAAAGCATATTGACACTTTTCTTAGAATTAAAATGTGTATTCCAAATAATATACCAAAACTTCCACAAGCCACAGGTACTAAATTCTTACTTTTATATGActagcttataaaataaacaatctaATATCTACTTAACTAttacaaaaatcttaacctaaattaaactaaatccCAAACTAAGTAACAAGCACAAGATCCATTCACAAAATACAACAAAGGAGCTCATCACGCTCGGCACGTTGCCATGCTGAACAGCAATAGACAACCTTTGCATAAGGAATGACCCAGAGCGAGGGAGGTACTACTTAGAATTGAGGTCATAAATGTTTACCTAAAATTACATTGGCATCCCGATCTGTACAGAGAAACACGCCAATAAGGACTCTTCCATCAGTCATTTCAATTCGGAAGTTCATGTTTAACCATTTTCTAAGTTTGGATTTGCCATCTTCAGAGTCGTCCTGAAAAATCAAAGTTTagatcattaaaatatttttctaaactaCACATTAGCCAGGtacacacagagcgagcatacgcgcgaggcaatttcctgccgccagtgtagacgtgcctcggccgaggcggcgcgtgcgttatcctcgcccgagcgcgcctcctcggccgaggcacgtctacactggccggtttgtgcgtgaagaaattgcctcacgcgtacgtgctcgctcgatcgctctgtgtggacccgcctattgaaaTTCTATTTTACAAGATAGGTGAGTTTAAGttttattagatatatttttgttatagtacttgtttttaaaagaaaatcgttttttttttaagaaaattattattaataaatttacccTCAAACATTCTGGTATTTGAGCGGCCGTATTTGATTGGCTCATATTATTACTAGtgaataaacaaataatctttatgAAAGTTACTTTATCAGCACAAAAGTTGTGACAGTAAattagtattaaattatatttctgaagtaaataatatttattatatcactGACGACGGGAATGGCATGACATGACATTGACATTACATTTTGGTTATGTTGTTTCAGTTAATAGTATTATGACTTATACTAGGCGTAGGAAAGGAAAATCGGTCGTTTTAATTTCAAGTGCGCAGTTCACACTAGCGACTCGATTAGCGTTTTGAAATATTGCTCAAACGATACAAGTGACAGCTAACTACAATGTTGCCATAGATATAATAATTGCCTTGGTTTGGTGTTTTCCTAATATTTTTGAACATAATGTATTAAGATATTCTTTGTAGATATACACTGAATTTACACATTgaatttacctacatataattaaatataatataagccAAGGCAGTGATTTACAATCACTTTATGCAACTGTCGAAAGATTattggttttaaaaatattgataatggCAACCGGAAATAATTGAACCTGAACCAAAACTTTGTGCATAGTGAAGCTTGACTATTTTAAGTTTTTGCAGTCAAATATAATACGTATACGTATTAACAATGGAAACAGTTGATAATTTTAagtcaaaatttaaatattacaaatcaaataaaCCAAAGCCGTCGTTGAGTGAAGTAATATCACTAGTCAATATGACCGATAAGGTAAATTCtatattttttgttcaaaaCTACAATACATTCGTTCTTTTCGTGAAAGAAGCTTTAGTATTTTACTTGTTTCAGGTCACTAAAGTTAATCCCGACAATGTCGGTGAAGACAGCCGAACAGACTTGCTAGGTTTAAGGAATACTAAAGAATGGGAACTATACACATTTCATAATCATCCTGGGTTATTTCTATTAAAAAATCCGTTCACAGCCCTTGGGCAAAGGTATTGGATTAGGAAGTGTTTGGAAAAATACCCTAGAAAGccaaataaattgaatattgATATTGAAGTGTTGTTGCCAGATTGGTGGGTGGAGTGTTTTGATAATGGAGCATGCA is a genomic window of Cydia pomonella isolate Wapato2018A chromosome 15, ilCydPomo1, whole genome shotgun sequence containing:
- the LOC133525724 gene encoding uncharacterized protein LOC133525724 isoform X1, whose amino-acid sequence is MEDLTQKLLQAKTLTNALIQAMFISAKKLQSVEQNSETWDKITQVLWLQLQSGLLKLDDQLLCSTCLYTIIPLTGKEEFYLKQVLQGIDHEINQRKNDVMINPKTTWTVSLMYGMFQSNFLTRSSKANTTLEVLLNSIIDLLIQMAYDYSRNTYIVFKTISSFKKVCGTQLQECIFTQGNQVRLLNLVNHNWENPITGVRDLNKTIFQALISLMDGTTYQNIVKEINRFYWNKAKYLMLAEMIGQCKGNISIFFKESDWLTGLSSSLEKPGLVSAGTDMYFALLKNLATEDDWVQMFLPTVDSILNGESTKAIEHFNNYWCLQTFKKFPSLVKQFEVIFENTEELERKLYNSLSIFKQANKLGLVQKNWNSTKDYSLELMVVQGIEHTNVDIRMAAFDILCEFQGKTIPIQLEFELVLNYVKNNINSDCTVLRLGMLKCLKNFLMQTHAAFTTHCKNNEHVDYQYLKKFLIALQELVVSNLNVKGNYQRNITSVKVCSIVWECLIDIPKNKKNQTRHSDTTLYKMLLDDRKWLLSEEAFVKKLISLLQDPSDDIRENVVNLLLNYYSSAFKKTNLMINHVIDEALKSIGGKFFYEISCGQSMFKLIISILLKEKLDLARFQTVEDVFTFAFNELTNENELNRDILESIENGKQLHSFMDIMLVVLDVCDQKSYNIQISDEEIIRLLKTLDNISNHFAWEENSSSSDFSKMNDMVEQIINKSGFSSKADKDNTKISGIHQMVLNSIWLNVKACCDLASLMIRHCDQVQYIEKFLLIITRVLESSRHKGAIEAAGAALGQAIQYLTSLPDEVDISSIPHVLLKNKLKELITEASKMASITRRGAGLSIMVHRIVSSDMKKGKPLFHYFMNMILETCSHSEDLPEKLHGNTDIENEKDLPKAIYIHFLTRIVVDSSIASDVMYYSPQLAKLAFDNLTSPHWQIRNAALQLYGALVPKLIGQKKASGTGDENIATVACDEIRTHSPKLWLYINHQLRNISTSDKVLAHSNLVPILNMLANSAIRYNFSSDTTEETSSHLNLLQSLICLLDSPIYTVRRLTAKSIFNIFSFDVIYKSLMKHGLVSENFLHGVLILLAHCYKHNKETKAQFQLIKQVIQSQLYKGRHSYVCKELYEDIFEFDVSVDTLLDTMTELDTYGFAPGIHSWANARARKCVKNISWYEISHVIEIFTNRTGFENCCKDLLDKIKCEFVEIPNDVLTNIAELLLACNNKFSSSEIWKILYKISQLVDINCFTGPLLHAIQTNGHIYKLRYLLPFTVRILLGKNDAKSVVYLSKEVLKLCDPESVDVEMRYIAALANNELSSSFHSLSDAVKVTMIESAIILLQDEDEDVRILSTTFYKNISQSKILPHPYLCLQKLMEPKLLNRVLSNPQRGINTIVQDLTALLTKTNNVNASDSYNPFANDSKNIYLEVEILQQLVNNLNVSQ
- the LOC133525724 gene encoding uncharacterized protein LOC133525724 isoform X2; protein product: MDGTTYQNIVKEINRFYWNKAKYLMLAEMIGQCKGNISIFFKESDWLTGLSSSLEKPGLVSAGTDMYFALLKNLATEDDWVQMFLPTVDSILNGESTKAIEHFNNYWCLQTFKKFPSLVKQFEVIFENTEELERKLYNSLSIFKQANKLGLVQKNWNSTKDYSLELMVVQGIEHTNVDIRMAAFDILCEFQGKTIPIQLEFELVLNYVKNNINSDCTVLRLGMLKCLKNFLMQTHAAFTTHCKNNEHVDYQYLKKFLIALQELVVSNLNVKGNYQRNITSVKVCSIVWECLIDIPKNKKNQTRHSDTTLYKMLLDDRKWLLSEEAFVKKLISLLQDPSDDIRENVVNLLLNYYSSAFKKTNLMINHVIDEALKSIGGKFFYEISCGQSMFKLIISILLKEKLDLARFQTVEDVFTFAFNELTNENELNRDILESIENGKQLHSFMDIMLVVLDVCDQKSYNIQISDEEIIRLLKTLDNISNHFAWEENSSSSDFSKMNDMVEQIINKSGFSSKADKDNTKISGIHQMVLNSIWLNVKACCDLASLMIRHCDQVQYIEKFLLIITRVLESSRHKGAIEAAGAALGQAIQYLTSLPDEVDISSIPHVLLKNKLKELITEASKMASITRRGAGLSIMVHRIVSSDMKKGKPLFHYFMNMILETCSHSEDLPEKLHGNTDIENEKDLPKAIYIHFLTRIVVDSSIASDVMYYSPQLAKLAFDNLTSPHWQIRNAALQLYGALVPKLIGQKKASGTGDENIATVACDEIRTHSPKLWLYINHQLRNISTSDKVLAHSNLVPILNMLANSAIRYNFSSDTTEETSSHLNLLQSLICLLDSPIYTVRRLTAKSIFNIFSFDVIYKSLMKHGLVSENFLHGVLILLAHCYKHNKETKAQFQLIKQVIQSQLYKGRHSYVCKELYEDIFEFDVSVDTLLDTMTELDTYGFAPGIHSWANARARKCVKNISWYEISHVIEIFTNRTGFENCCKDLLDKIKCEFVEIPNDVLTNIAELLLACNNKFSSSEIWKILYKISQLVDINCFTGPLLHAIQTNGHIYKLRYLLPFTVRILLGKNDAKSVVYLSKEVLKLCDPESVDVEMRYIAALANNELSSSFHSLSDAVKVTMIESAIILLQDEDEDVRILSTTFYKNISQSKILPHPYLCLQKLMEPKLLNRVLSNPQRGINTIVQDLTALLTKTNNVNASDSYNPFANDSKNIYLEVEILQQLVNNLNVSQ
- the LOC133525726 gene encoding N-alpha-acetyltransferase 38, NatC auxiliary subunit; translation: MSQSNTAAQIPECLRDDSEDGKSKLRKWLNMNFRIEMTDGRVLIGVFLCTDRDANVILGACSEYLKSNDGETEEPRVLGLVMVPGRHIVSIQIDDMAAQRRTAPIMNDSMWL